A genomic region of Desulfosarcina ovata subsp. ovata contains the following coding sequences:
- a CDS encoding TolC family protein, with protein MADFDKMGMRFFGVILLAGVLCSAWAMAAEPVPQPLSMYRAVALAAANNRLVREAIQNGRAAEAAYRSARADLFAKASAGYSYTRFKEQPYMWVEGYTVDTNLGTITGLRNYQKTTSDKDLVEWNLTLTQPLFTGFALTTRLKMAELGMKSSQVEETIAVQDVVKQAKLAVINVLLAEKLLTVAVETEKSIAAHARNAENFYDQGLIPYNDQLQANVALADAIQQRVAQAARREMAVATLNSVLDLPIGHPTRVAELAEGPVAAPDDPEMLMDLAIRRRPELKALDLGRQKLVQGRVLARSAYYPTINLVGQYRQKGEDWAATDNSYDNPHNALVGVQAEWTFFEWGKTRSEEARVRHEIEALDEKINGVKQALRLETKDAFIRLQVARENVRTANAALDQARENLRIVNTRYAQQMATSTDVLDANTKQTRARANYFGAVYGCHSALAELERAVGQPLTADLSGTVQQP; from the coding sequence CCGAACCGGTTCCTCAGCCCCTTTCAATGTACCGGGCCGTGGCCCTGGCGGCGGCCAACAACCGTCTGGTTCGGGAAGCCATCCAAAACGGGCGTGCCGCCGAGGCCGCCTACCGCAGCGCCCGGGCCGATCTGTTTGCCAAAGCCTCGGCCGGGTACAGCTATACCCGTTTCAAGGAACAACCTTACATGTGGGTGGAGGGGTATACCGTCGATACCAATCTGGGAACAATCACCGGACTGCGAAACTATCAGAAAACGACGTCCGACAAAGATCTGGTTGAATGGAACCTTACCCTTACCCAACCCCTGTTCACCGGTTTTGCTCTCACCACACGGTTAAAAATGGCTGAACTGGGGATGAAAAGCAGTCAGGTGGAGGAGACCATCGCTGTTCAGGATGTCGTCAAACAGGCCAAGCTGGCCGTCATCAATGTGCTGCTCGCCGAAAAGCTGCTCACCGTGGCCGTCGAAACCGAAAAAAGCATCGCCGCCCATGCCCGCAACGCCGAAAACTTCTATGACCAGGGATTGATTCCTTATAATGATCAGCTCCAGGCCAACGTGGCCCTGGCGGATGCCATCCAGCAGCGGGTTGCCCAGGCGGCCCGCCGGGAAATGGCCGTCGCCACCTTAAATAGCGTGCTGGATCTGCCCATCGGCCACCCCACCCGCGTGGCCGAACTGGCTGAGGGTCCGGTTGCCGCGCCGGATGATCCGGAGATGCTGATGGACCTGGCCATCCGCCGGCGACCGGAACTGAAAGCCTTGGATCTTGGCCGCCAAAAGTTGGTTCAGGGACGCGTCCTGGCCCGTAGCGCCTACTACCCGACCATTAATTTGGTGGGCCAATACCGCCAGAAGGGCGAGGATTGGGCAGCCACCGATAACAGCTATGACAATCCGCACAACGCCCTGGTGGGCGTGCAGGCCGAGTGGACCTTTTTCGAATGGGGCAAAACCCGGTCCGAGGAGGCCCGTGTCCGCCACGAGATCGAGGCTTTGGACGAAAAAATCAACGGTGTGAAGCAGGCCCTGCGACTGGAGACCAAAGACGCCTTCATCCGCCTGCAGGTGGCCCGGGAAAACGTGCGGACCGCCAATGCGGCCCTGGATCAGGCCCGCGAGAACCTGCGCATCGTCAACACCCGCTATGCCCAGCAGATGGCCACCTCCACGGATGTTCTGGATGCCAACACCAAACAGACCCGCGCCCGGGCCAACTATTTCGGAGCGGTGTATGGCTGCCATTCGGCCCTGGCTGAGCTGGAACGGGCTGTCGGCCAGCCACTCACCGCTGACCTGTCGGGCACCGTTCAACAGCCGTAG